TTTCGAGCTGTAAATTAGTTTGTGTTAAAAATACACAATTAGTCGTTAGGAATAATTCAGCTCTATTATATTTGCGTAATACAAACACAAATTATGAATGCATTATTTCTCACAGATGGTTACAAAACAGGGCATCACCAGCAATATCCGGTAAACACAACCGAAGTTTATAGCAATTGGACACCACGATCCAATAGACATGCTCCAGCAGGAATCGAGAAAGTCGTTTCTTTTGGTCAGCAATATGTAATTCAGTGGATTCATGACTACTTCAAAAAGAATTTCTTTGATCTTGAAAAAGATATTGTTTGCGATGAATTAGAGCAGGAATTATCTCAATATTTAGGGGCACCCTACGATGTTAGCCATTTTGCCGCGTTACATGATTTAGGATATTTACCTATTCAGGTTAAATCGCTACCAGAAGGAGTAGAGGTACCTATGAGAGTTCCTATACTAACCGTAGTGAACACTCTCCCAGAATTCTACTGGATTACAAACTTCTTGGAGACCATACTCTCTACGATGTTATGGCAACCTATGACGTCAGCCAGCATAGCTCTTCAATATCGCAGAATACTCACTAAATATGCTAAGCTTACCGATAGCGCAAATGTGGACATTGTCGATTTTCAAGGTCATGATTTTTCTATGAGGGGAATGGGAGGTCTTCAAGCAGCGGTATTATCTGGTATAGGGCACGCAGCAGTATTTAAAGGCTCGGACACATTACCGATTATCCAGTCTCTACGCAAATATTATGATGCTAGTGATTTTGTTGTAGGCTCGGTAAATGCAACTGAGCACAGTGTGATGTGTGCAGGAACTCATGAAGATGAATTGCAGACATTTGCTAGGCTCCTAAATCTTTATCCTAGCGGTATCTTGTCTATAGTAAGTGACACCTGGGATTTATGGAAAGTTCTGACAGAATATCTGCCTCAATTAAAACAAGAAATCCTAAATCGTGATGGCAAAGTTGTCATACGTCCAGATAGTGGTGATCCAGTGGATATAATTTGTGGGACTTCGCTTTCGCGAAAGCGTAATACTCCACAAGAAAAAGGAGTTATAGAACTGCTTTGGGAGACTTTTGGGGGACATGTAAACCGAGAAGGCTATAAAGTTCTGGATCAGCATATAGGCGCTATTTATGGAGATAGTATAACGATAGAACGAGCCGAAGCTATTTGCGAAAGACTGGAAAAGCAAGGCTTTGCATCAACAAATGTCGTGTTTGGTGTTGGCTCATTTACGTATCAGTTCAAGACACGTGATACTTTTGG
This genomic interval from Nonlabens spongiae contains the following:
- a CDS encoding nicotinate phosphoribosyltransferase; amino-acid sequence: MNALFLTDGYKTGHHQQYPVNTTEVYSNWTPRSNRHAPAGIEKVVSFGQQYVIQWIHDYFKKNFFDLEKDIVCDELEQELSQYLGAPYDVSHFAALHDLGYLPIQVKSLPEGVEVPMRVPILTVVNTLPEFYWITNFLETILSTMLWQPMTSASIALQYRRILTKYAKLTDSANVDIVDFQGHDFSMRGMGGLQAAVLSGIGHAAVFKGSDTLPIIQSLRKYYDASDFVVGSVNATEHSVMCAGTHEDELQTFARLLNLYPSGILSIVSDTWDLWKVLTEYLPQLKQEILNRDGKVVIRPDSGDPVDIICGTSLSRKRNTPQEKGVIELLWETFGGHVNREGYKVLDQHIGAIYGDSITIERAEAICERLEKQGFASTNVVFGVGSFTYQFKTRDTFGFAMKATSVVVKGERREIYKNPVTDDGVKKSARGLLKVIRKNDVFEVIDQVSEKEEKTGELKTIYVNGRFEKRIQFETIRERLKNLV